In Cygnus atratus isolate AKBS03 ecotype Queensland, Australia chromosome 5, CAtr_DNAZoo_HiC_assembly, whole genome shotgun sequence, a single window of DNA contains:
- the CDKN1C gene encoding cyclin-dependent kinase inhibitor 1C — protein sequence MADVHLSGPLALERLAARRALLAGHDRSAVCRSLFGPVDHEELGRELRSRLREMGEADQRRWDYNFHTDTPLPPAPGRLRWEEVEGGAVPAFYRETLQVGRRRVPLRRAPPAPSPPAAGKGAPGGRLSRENRSAPPTPRRRAARRSGPAARITDFFARRKRPAQPKAAAERPPGCASPPAAVPAEQTPRKRLR from the exons ATGGCCGACGTGCATCTCTCCGGCCCCCTGGCCCTGGAGCGCCTGGCGGCCCGACGGGCGCTGCTGGCCGGCCATGACCGCAGCGCTGTCTGCAGGAGCCTCTTCGGGCCGGTGGACCATGAGGAGCTGGGCCGGGAGCTGCGGAGCCGCCTGCGGGAGATGGGCGAGGCCGACCAGCGCCGCTGGGACTACAACTTCCACACCGacaccccgctgccccccgcgcCCGGCCGCCTGCgctgggaggaggtggaaggCGGCGCCGTGCCCGCTTTCTACCGGGAGACCCTGCAGGTGGGGCGCCGTCGGGTCCCCCTGCGCCGGGCTCCCCCGGCACCgtcgccccccgccgccggcaagggggctccgggggggcgGCTGAGTCGGGAGAACCGCTCCGCGCCCCCCACTCCtcgccgccgcgccgcccgacggagcggccccgccgcccgcatCACAG atttCTTCGCCAGGAGGAAACGGCCGGCGCAGCCCAAGGCAGCGGCCGAGCGCCCCCCCGGCTGCGcgtccccccccgccgccgTGCCGGCTGAGCAGACCCCCCGCAAGCGGCTCCGGTGA